The following DNA comes from Lujinxingia vulgaris.
GTCGCTTCCGTCGAGGTCGACGTCGCGCGCGAGATCAAGGTCGGGCGCGGCCGGGCGCGGGGCGCGGCAACCGGTCGGGGCGATGGCGTCGGCGTCGCGGGGTAAAGTGGCAAAAAGCGGTGGGGGCAAGGGCGGGGCGGCGTTCGGCTCGATCTTTTTTGTGGTGATCCTTATCTCGCTCGTCTCTGGCACGAACTGCGGGCGTTTTGCCGCCAAAATGAGCGGCTATGAAGAGGTGGTGTTCGGGCCTCTGCAGAGTTGCGAGCTGGCGCAGGAGGCGCTTGGCGAGGATATCGGCGTGGCGGTGGTGGGGTGTCAGACGGGGTCGACGGAGACCTCGTCCAGTAGCGGGACAGCGTCCTGGCATATGCACATGAGCGGCTCGAAGGCGCGGGGAAGCTACGCGTTTACAGCGATCAAAGATTCCGATGGCCAGTGGGAGCTACGCGGGGGGCTGTTGAAGGTGGGCGACCGTGTGATCAACGTGATCCAGTGCACCGAGTCCAGGCTGCCCTGAGCTGTTGGTGGTGTGGGTTGGGCTTGCTGGAATGTCGTTTGAAATCAATAGGATACGCCGCGTTTGTGTGGTGAGGTGTATCCGAACAAAAAGCGCCCCGGGCTTTCGGCCCGGGGCGTTTTGTTTTGCGACGGAGCCTGAGCTGGCGCCTATTGCCAGATGAGGTTGTCGAGCACGATCTGGGCGCCGTTGACGCGGATCTCAAGCTGCGCGTCGGTGGTGAGGTTCAGACCGGTGGCGGTGAGATTGTAGACGGTGGGGTCGTCGCCGGCGATGGTGCCGAAGGTGCCGCTGGTGGCTTCCTGTTGGCCGTTGACCCAGATCTCGACAGCGCGGCCGGAGGTACCCGGGAAGGCTTTGCGGTAGTCGATGCTGATGACGTTGACCGGGGCAGGGAGGGTGGTGCTGAGGGTGCCGCCGGCGCGCAGCATGATGCCTTCATCGTCGATGCCGTATTGATCCTGATTGCGGGCCTCGGTGTAGACGAAGGTCAGGCCGCTGGTGCCGGTGAAGGTGCCGCTTTCATAGCCGGAGCCTTCCAGGCCGGTGGTGGAGAAGTCTTCGAGGGTGCCGGTGATGGCCTCGCTGCTCTCCCAGGCGCCCACGCTGCAGAAGCCGGCGTTGGGGCGAGGGGCGCGGCGCTGGTCGGTGGTCAGCGGGGCGTTGTCGAAGTTGAGGCACTGGGCGGCGGGAACGCGCCCCAGGGCGGCCGCGCCGCTGCTCAGGGCCATGGTGTGGGTGGCGCCGCCGTTATCGCTCAAAGTCTGCAGGCCGGTGGAGGCCAGCGCGCTGTCGGAGGTGATGTCGGTGGCCAGCTCATCGATGATGGTCGTGCTGACCGGGGCGATGATGTTGTAGCCCAGCGAGACGACCTCCTGCAGGGAGTCTTCCACCGGGACGTAGAGGGCAAAGCCGCTGTCTTCGACGATGAGGTTTCCGCGCAGCTCCAGTGGCGAGATGGGGCTCTTCCAGATGGAGCGTCCCTGGGCGGAGGTGTTGCCCGAGAAGGTGTTAAACGCCAGGCGCAAAAGACGCGGGTCGTCGTTAGCGATGCCGTTGAGGAAGCTGTCCTGGTAGAGGGCGCCGCCGCGCTCGGTAGCGCTGTTTTCGGTGAAGGTGCAGTTCTGGATGCGGCCCAGGCTGTCGAGGTAGACGGCGCCGCCGCGGTTGGCGCTGTTGGACTTAAAGAGGTTGCGACGCAGGTAGACCCCGTCGTTGTCGGTGCGAAACTCGGTGTTGGCGAAGATGGCGCCGCCGAGCTCGGTGGCGGAGTTGTTTTCAAAGTGGCTGTCGACGATGACCGGCTCGTTGCCGCGCAGCCAGAAGACGCCGCCTTCGTTGAGCGCGGAGTTTCCGATAGCGCGCACGTTGGAGGCGTTGATGGAGCCGCGGGTCAGGTAGAGGGCGCCGCCGTTGACCTGGGCGGTGTTGTTGAGAAGATCGACGTTGACCAGGCTCATCGAGCCCTCGCCGCGGGCCACGCCGCCGTACTCGTCAAAACCGTCGCGCAGGGTGAGGTTTTGCACCGTGAGGCGCCGGTCGCGGTCGATGTCGAAGAGGCCGTTGCTGCCGGCGCCGCGGATGATCAGGTCGGCGGGTTGGCCGGAGCCGCTCAGGGTGATGTTTTTGTCGATGGTGATGCGGCTGCTCAGGGTGATGGGGGAGACGCCCGGGGCAAAGGTGATGGTGCTGCCGGCGTTGACCTGCTGGATGACCGCACGGAGCGAGCCCGGGCCGCTGTTGGCGGCGGAGGTCACGTAGGCCGGGGAGGTGGAGGTGATGGTGGCGTCGACCACGTCCCCGCCGTTTAAGGTGTAGGTGCCGCCGGCGCCGATGACGCTGAGCTGGTTTCCGCCGCTGTCGGTGGGAGTGTTGACGAGCTCCAGGATGTAGGCGCCGGGCTCCAGGGTGAGCTCACGGGTGTCACTGCCGCTCAAGGTAAAGGCCTCGACGGTGGTGCCGGTGGTGGTGCGCAGCTCAAAGTTGTGGGCGGCGCCGGGAGGGGCGTTGAGGGCGATGCGCAGGGTGGCGGTGGTGCCCAGGTAGGTGGTCTGGGCGACGGCGGCCGGGCCGTCGCTGGTCACCGTGACGTTGACGCTTCCGGGGGAGGCGTTGAGGGTCTCGCCATTGAGGGCGCGGCTGATGAAGGTGACCAGGTAGTCGCCCGGGAGAAGATCGCTCAGGGTGAGGGGGCCGAGCTCGTTGAGGGTGCCCTCGGGGCCCTCGACGCGCACGCTGAAGCTTGCGCCACCGAGGCCGTCGGCGGCGATCTGGAGCTCGCCGCGCACGACCTCGTAGGTCACGGTGGCGCTGGCCTGCTGGCCGGCAGCCAGGGTGAGCGTGGAACTCGAGGCCTGGTAGCGTGCCGGGGACTCGACAATGTCGGCCGGGCTTAAGGTGTACTCGCCAGGCTCCAGGGCGTTGAGGGTGGTGGACTCGGTGAGGGTCTGCGAGAAGCCGTTTGGCCCGCTGAGGGTGACATCGGCCTGGGCGCCGCCGGTGCCCTCGATGGTGATGGTGAGGCTGGCCAGGCCAGCCTCATAGGTCACGGTGAGGTTGGTGGTCTGCTCGCTCTCAATGCTGAAGGTCTGCGAC
Coding sequences within:
- a CDS encoding choice-of-anchor Q domain-containing protein gives rise to the protein MTLKKRHALWALLILLAACGTEPGDDPTDPDAGIVDDAGEDVDPGPTARIALPSNLELSAALNSDATASFTVVNVGDVAVDLSVEATQSWLSLDTESLALDADAQASVSLTASCRELDEVRSGTLTLADVAAGVSAEINVILICGDADPAASLEVAIAGLPDDLTPQVSVTGPDDFEATLTESHIFEDVPPGTYVVEAERVGQGAIYEAAYPTQELEIALGQDLLAVVEYLPVPGSLEVSVAGLPTGAQAALDVIDAEGDVTRLPANAQLDAIEPGDYTLAPADVSAGGTLYSASSQTFSIESEQTTNLTVTYEAGLASLTITIEGTGGAQADVTLSGPNGFSQTLTESTTLNALEPGEYTLSPADIVESPARYQASSSTLTLAAGQQASATVTYEVVRGELQIAADGLGGASFSVRVEGPEGTLNELGPLTLSDLLPGDYLVTFISRALNGETLNASPGSVNVTVTSDGPAAVAQTTYLGTTATLRIALNAPPGAAHNFELRTTTGTTVEAFTLSGSDTRELTLEPGAYILELVNTPTDSGGNQLSVIGAGGTYTLNGGDVVDATITSTSPAYVTSAANSGPGSLRAVIQQVNAGSTITFAPGVSPITLSSRITIDKNITLSGSGQPADLIIRGAGSNGLFDIDRDRRLTVQNLTLRDGFDEYGGVARGEGSMSLVNVDLLNNTAQVNGGALYLTRGSINASNVRAIGNSALNEGGVFWLRGNEPVIVDSHFENNSATELGGAIFANTEFRTDNDGVYLRRNLFKSNSANRGGAVYLDSLGRIQNCTFTENSATERGGALYQDSFLNGIANDDPRLLRLAFNTFSGNTSAQGRSIWKSPISPLELRGNLIVEDSGFALYVPVEDSLQEVVSLGYNIIAPVSTTIIDELATDITSDSALASTGLQTLSDNGGATHTMALSSGAAALGRVPAAQCLNFDNAPLTTDQRRAPRPNAGFCSVGAWESSEAITGTLEDFSTTGLEGSGYESGTFTGTSGLTFVYTEARNQDQYGIDDEGIMLRAGGTLSTTLPAPVNVISIDYRKAFPGTSGRAVEIWVNGQQEATSGTFGTIAGDDPTVYNLTATGLNLTTDAQLEIRVNGAQIVLDNLIWQ